The sequence CTACAACCACTCGAAACACGGTTGAAGAGGCATCAATACCGCCTCTACCACTTCGAGCATAAGCGCAAGGAGGAGGCACGTGAGGACAGCAAATTCTCCGTGAGAGGCAAGAAGGTCTCCagtctttcatgtttttttttttatatatatctttcttgaatttattatttgaaatcaaTAGATAATTGTCCAAATTAATTCGAATGGGATTGATATTTTAcagataaatattatttgggCTGGGTTCGGTAAAACTCGAAATGTATTAAAGTTTCAAACGAATAATGATTTCgtgtgtttttataattttgagttttgatatatacacacactatagttattattatttttttaaatttattccaaAATCCACCTAGATCTACCTTCTCAATTTCAATTCATCATCTAGATCTTATTTTCAAACAACCCTTTAGAATacataacaatttataatttgatttaattttatttagggagcatattaaaattattttttaatatatttttatttaaaaatatattaaaataatatatattttttaattttttaaaatttattttaagaatcagattcaaaaaaaatatactaaaatattaaACCAAAACCTTATTAAtgaccaaaaaacaaaacacacgaGTATGAAAAAGATGATATAGGACAACAGACCTAAAAAGTAGCTGAACTAGGACAACAAACCTAAAAGGCAGCTGAACTTGTTAGTCACGAGTTTAAATTCtctcaaaaccattaaaaatttatatggttattaattttaggatccGTGAAATTATCGAGATATGTATAAACTGgtttaaatattcatattaattaatcaataaaaaaagatagacaAGGCAACTAATTAAAAGTTGGTCAATAATATCTGTAAACAATAAACCTGGCTTTGTTTCAACCCTTGGCCTTCCACAAAACAAGAAATCATCAAAACGCTATGTTCTACAAGCCCAAAGCAAATGCTACAAAATATGCAGGTCACCGGACTCGCCACTCTTCTTTTATGCAAACAAGTACGTGAAGCTTGAAAGCACCATATGACTTGTTGATTGTACCGGTGAACTAAAAGATGGCAGTTCTTGCAGCTTATTGTAGAGGTATGCTACTTATTCTAACATTTTACAACCCAAATTGTGAATCAACCCATAGCGTAGGAAGGGGTAGGTAAGTTGATCACTGTACTCTTGATCTTCGTCATCATGTTAATACTATTGGTGATTCCCTGGGAACCGATTCCACTGTCCTTCAATCCCTGCACAAAGCAAGCAACAATTGAGCATATCCGGCGGCCGGTTTTGGATAGCAAGAAGATCAATTCAGACCCGGGTTTGCAAGTCTGCAATTATCGTAAAAAAGGGTCCAAAAGAGAGGATATTAAACAAGTTTCAAGGATAATTAATTTGGAAATCATGTTTTCGCTCCCTTCCAATGTAGTTGCTCTGATCCATTCATGCTCAAAAGAAAGGCGGTGTGTATCCAGAACTCGGAAAGGTATTTCAATTGATGTGAATAGACTGTGCTAGAAAGAGTCACGAAATCAACCAGCAAATCCTGAAAATGGGATGGAAAATTCACCTGGAATGGGAAATGATCAGGTCCACGAGCTGGTGCGGAATTGATCTGCACTGTTCCTGTCTCCATAGCATCACTAATTAAAATTGCTTTGTTTATATCTCTTGTAAAGATGCATCCCTGTAATCAAACAAGAGTTTagaatcttcaaatataaaaattatttattacaaatGCAAAAAGGAAAAACCAAGTGTGTACTTGgcgaaaataaaatgatatttcttTGATACACCAAAAGAACCTGCATGGATGAGCATAGGATGGCAACATTATACCTGAAGACCAAAATTGCTAGCATTGCTGTGGTGGATAGCTTCTTCAATAGAGTTTATTCTGATAACTGGTAAAACTGGACCAAAAGGCTCTTCCCAAGCAATCCTCATATCAGGCCTGACGTTATCTAACAACAATGGCCATATTAGGTTGCCCTCCCGCTTATACTCTTGACAGAATGTTGCCCCTTTCTGCTTGGCATCCATGACCAGTCCTTCAATGAAGTTTGCTGAAGACTCTGTAACAACTGGAGTAATATCACAGTCATCCTCAGGTGGCCCAACAGTCAGTTTTGCTACTTTAGCTTTAACCTTTTCAACAAGAGTGTCAGCTACCGATTCCATGATGAGGATAACCTTCACAGCCGTGCACCTTTGACCACTGCATAGACAATAATAAATGATATCAGGCTAGTTAGTAGCTGCAAATTGGGACAAGCAAGGCCAAAACAATATTCGAAGTAGATGTTTCTGCGgctcaagaatatattttttttccagttggAGCACTTTCTATGGAGACTGTAAGGAGTCTTCAAATTGCTGCCTCTGTAGAAACTAACACTCATAAATTAACATGAATGAATCAGGCATGAAGGGATGAAAATGTAAGACTCTTTGAAGAAAATTTACAAATCAAGAGGGTAGCTGACTACTTAAGAAATCTTTTAACCTGTACGAGAAGCCTCCTTTAATGATATTAGCTGCTGCTAAATCCAAATCACCATCTTCTAGGATGATACAAGCATCTTTACCGCCTAGTTCCATTTGAAGTGGGATCATCCCAGCCTTCTTTGAGATTGCTATTCCAGTGTCTCCACCTGTAAAACTGAATAAGAATACTCATCAAGTGGGAGAAGATTCTCTTAGCTCGAAAAACCGCAGCAATTTGAAAATTAGAAATGCTTATTTTAATGTGTTCACATTGTGCACCTTAACATTATGATCGCGCAGTATGCCATaagtcaaaatcaaataaattgtgCAATTAGGTTGGATGAGAAGCAGATAAATTTTATGGAGGAGaaagaatttcaaaaaatcaaaaaatgttACCTTATACAACTAACACCAGGATGCATTGTGAGGAAGTCACCAATCTCTGAACCCTTTCCAGTAACACAGCTAATGAGACCTTTGGGAAAACCAGCCAAGTGAAAGCAATGGACCATGTGTAGTGCAGCCACAGCACCCTGCAAGGAATTAAGGGCATGCCATAATTTTGACCAGCAAATGCTGTTGTTTGAGCATTCAGAAAAGTCCATTCAGCTAAAATTacataacatgaaaaatacagTATGTTTACATGATATATGCATCGGGAGGTGGGAAGCTTGAAATCACAGGTTTTAAACTCATACCTGGGTTGGGGGCTTGAGTACGATGGAGTTTCCGGCAATTAGTGCAGGAGCAATTTTTGAAACAGCAAGATTGACAGGATAGTTAAAAGGTGGGATAGCCAGGACAACGCCAAGTGGAATCTGTATGGAGAGGTGTCAATTTAAATAACACAACTGGGGTAAAAGCAGAATGAACACGAAACTATAAGCATTGCATATTTACTGAGTCCAAGACAAAAATAACAAGGAAGAGCTTCAACGCAgcgttttcatttttttttaaaaagttaaacaaATCCCTATACTGGTTTCACATATTCCTAACTTTAAATTTATGTAGGGAGTGAAATTCTAAGGCATTCAATAGGTTAGATTTTTATCTCAATCCTCACAGGATTGgtacaataaaatcaaattgtcTGTCGAATAACATATGCGACAGGGTTGTTCACCCCCACATGTTTGTTCTTTAGTTTACCTGGATTTGCCTTGTTGTCATGAAAAATGCAATCATGTCTGGTTTTGCCAGGGATGCAGGAACAATTCTAAAGCGGGAAAATTTGATCATAATAACATAGATACCATCATGGCAATATCCCTCATAAACAATAGCGGAGACCATTCTTCAAACATTTGTGATGGGAGGAGGCATGAGAGCCTGCCCTATAGGACAACTTGTGAACAGTAAAAGAACGAGGCTGTTCATTATTGACCTTCATTTTTAAGAAACAACTAATTCAATCTtacaatttaatatttcataagcAAAAATTACAGGAGGATCTTCCATGGCATTTCCCCCTATATTCCATGGATATGCCCTACACATCCTCTATTTTAATATCCCCTTGGAAAAATGTGAAAGACATTGACTTCCATTTGATGACAACGACAATTCAGTGAAGTTCCTCAATCAGTGGGCAGGATGCAGGCCCACTTGGCCACCGAATTTATATGCAAGCataaatatgattaaataatcaaattcttACCTAGGATATCTTTACCATGTGCTAAAACCAGAATCCAGATTGCTACTAAGAAGAAAACAGGAGTAAGGTTGGTGGATTGTTACCTTTGAAGTGAGGCAGTATTTGGTCCTTTCATTCCCAGGAAAGCTATCAGACACCAGAAATTTCCCTTCTCCAAGAATCCTAACCCCTTCTTCAGCACAGTATGACACCAAATCCCCTGACCTCACC is a genomic window of Populus alba chromosome 18, ASM523922v2, whole genome shotgun sequence containing:
- the LOC118051111 gene encoding NADP-dependent glyceraldehyde-3-phosphate dehydrogenase — its product is MAGTSVFAELVDEDPTVFKFYSDGEWKRSTSGKLVSIINPTTRKTQYKVQACTQEEVNKIIEAAKTAQKSWAKTPLWKRAELLHKAAAILKEHRAPIAECLVKEIAKPAKDAVTEVVRSGDLVSYCAEEGVRILGEGKFLVSDSFPGNERTKYCLTSKIPLGVVLAIPPFNYPVNLAVSKIAPALIAGNSIVLKPPTQGAVAALHMVHCFHLAGFPKGLISCVTGKGSEIGDFLTMHPGVSCISFTGGDTGIAISKKAGMIPLQMELGGKDACIILEDGDLDLAAANIIKGGFSYSGQRCTAVKVILIMESVADTLVEKVKAKVAKLTVGPPEDDCDITPVVTESSANFIEGLVMDAKQKGATFCQEYKREGNLIWPLLLDNVRPDMRIAWEEPFGPVLPVIRINSIEEAIHHSNASNFGLQGCIFTRDINKAILISDAMETGTVQINSAPARGPDHFPFQGLKDSGIGSQGITNSINMMTKIKSTVINLPTPSYAMG